In Gimesia benthica, a single window of DNA contains:
- a CDS encoding DUF2997 domain-containing protein: MKTIEIIISTDGQSRIETRGFTGSHCRDASRFLEGALGKVSSEQLTAEYHQSIQHQPNQLKQEN; the protein is encoded by the coding sequence GTGAAAACCATTGAAATCATCATTTCAACCGACGGTCAGTCCCGGATCGAAACCCGCGGCTTTACCGGTTCCCATTGTAGGGATGCCAGTCGGTTTCTGGAAGGAGCTTTGGGAAAAGTCTCCTCGGAACAGCTGACTGCCGAATACCACCAATCCATTCAACACCAACCCAACCAACTCAAACAGGAGAATTAG
- a CDS encoding DUF1257 domain-containing protein, with product MSHIVTIQTEVRDAEALSLACRRLNLGEPVHESVTLFSGEVSGYAVRLPDWRYPVVFDVEQGQVRYDNFEGRWGQPTHLNRLLQSYCVEKCRLEARRKGHSVLENRLSDGSIKLTIQIGEGQ from the coding sequence ATGTCACATATTGTCACGATCCAGACAGAGGTCCGCGACGCGGAAGCACTGAGCCTGGCCTGCCGTCGACTCAATCTGGGCGAACCCGTTCACGAAAGCGTTACGCTGTTCAGCGGGGAAGTCTCTGGCTACGCGGTCCGTCTCCCTGACTGGCGGTATCCTGTCGTCTTTGACGTCGAACAGGGCCAGGTCCGCTACGACAACTTTGAAGGCCGCTGGGGTCAGCCGACTCACCTCAATCGTCTGTTGCAATCCTACTGCGTGGAAAAATGTCGTCTGGAAGCGCGCCGCAAGGGACATTCCGTCCTGGAAAACCGGCTCAGCGACGGTTCCATCAAACTCACTATTCAGATCGGAGAGGGCCAGTGA
- a CDS encoding tyrosine-type recombinase/integrase, translating into MTPLRQRMIEDMELRNLSPKTIKLYVNNVSRFARHFGKSPEVLGPEAIRTYLLYLVQDRQVAWGTYNQALAALRFLYRNTLQRGEIVQDIRCPRPERHLPEVLSFDEVCRFFQAVHSFKHRTILMTAYASGLRISEAVRLRVCDIDSQRMVIRIVQGKGNKDRYTLLSPLLLQTLRHYWWAARPADWLFLGPSRIKPIAVGSVQRVCRDACSEAGLDKAVTPHMLRHSFATHLLEAGTELRVIQELLGHASLRTTSIYTHVSKHLIGGTRSPLELLHEQDQPDTPQEDS; encoded by the coding sequence ATGACTCCACTGCGGCAGCGCATGATCGAGGACATGGAACTGCGGAACCTGTCCCCGAAAACGATCAAGCTTTACGTCAACAACGTGTCCCGCTTTGCCCGGCACTTCGGTAAAAGCCCGGAAGTCCTGGGACCGGAGGCCATCCGGACTTACCTGCTGTATCTGGTCCAGGACCGGCAAGTCGCCTGGGGAACCTACAATCAGGCACTGGCGGCACTGCGGTTTCTGTATCGGAATACACTTCAGCGCGGCGAGATCGTGCAGGACATTCGCTGCCCCCGGCCCGAACGGCATTTACCGGAAGTGCTGAGTTTTGACGAGGTGTGCCGCTTCTTTCAGGCGGTGCACTCCTTCAAGCACCGCACCATCCTGATGACGGCCTACGCGTCGGGATTGCGGATTTCCGAGGCAGTGCGTTTGCGGGTGTGCGACATCGACAGCCAGAGGATGGTGATCCGCATCGTGCAGGGCAAGGGAAACAAAGATCGCTATACACTGCTCTCACCCCTGTTGCTGCAAACGCTGCGGCACTACTGGTGGGCCGCCCGTCCGGCCGACTGGCTGTTTCTCGGTCCTTCACGGATCAAGCCGATCGCCGTGGGATCGGTGCAACGAGTCTGCCGGGACGCCTGTAGTGAGGCCGGCCTGGACAAAGCCGTCACGCCGCACATGCTGCGTCACAGTTTCGCCACGCATCTACTCGAAGCCGGCACGGAACTGCGGGTCATCCAGGAACTCCTGGGCCATGCCAGCCTGCGGACCACCTCGATCTACACGCACGTTTCCAAGCACCTGATCGGCGGCACCCGCAGTCCCCTGGAACTGCTCCATGAGCAAGACCAGCCAGACACGCCACAGGAGGACTCATGA
- a CDS encoding IS91 family transposase has translation MTRPRWELADVVRQYGAEYLKRYPTSVAQRRVMRALQNCRTAVLGGHVETCRSCDHRQISYNSCRNRHCPKCQGSACAQWMQRRAAELLPVPYFHVVFTLPNLLVDLTLANPRLMYGMLFRAASQTLLEVAADPRHLGAEIGFLAVLHTWGQTLMPHPHLHCVVPSGGLAPDRTRWVAGRADFFLPVRVLSRLFRGKFLNLLNQTYVAGKLEFPGRLASVADPQGFKRLLNQSVRTEWVVYARPPFGGPESVLKYLARYTHRVAISNSRLLNVADGQVTFRYKDYAQGSRKRTMTLAATEFLRRFLQHVLPDGLMRIRHYGFLANRFRAEKIALCRGLLEGAGPLSEKRPRAASPVPGESSAICPSCGQAALQRSQELHSRWERLPAPYFVRASLPASELWEVCDTS, from the coding sequence ATGACGCGTCCCCGGTGGGAACTCGCTGACGTCGTGCGGCAGTACGGTGCGGAATACCTGAAGCGCTATCCCACGTCCGTTGCCCAGCGCCGCGTCATGCGGGCGTTGCAGAACTGCCGGACTGCGGTCCTGGGAGGGCATGTGGAAACGTGCCGCTCCTGCGACCATCGGCAGATCAGTTACAATTCCTGCCGGAATCGCCACTGCCCCAAGTGCCAGGGTTCTGCCTGTGCGCAGTGGATGCAGCGGCGGGCAGCCGAACTATTGCCGGTTCCCTACTTCCACGTGGTGTTCACGCTGCCGAACCTGCTGGTGGATCTGACGCTTGCCAACCCGCGGCTGATGTACGGGATGCTGTTCCGCGCGGCCAGCCAGACGCTGCTGGAAGTCGCCGCCGATCCCAGGCACCTGGGGGCGGAAATCGGGTTTCTGGCCGTGCTGCATACCTGGGGACAGACCCTGATGCCGCATCCCCACCTGCATTGCGTGGTCCCTTCCGGCGGACTGGCGCCCGACCGCACACGCTGGGTCGCGGGACGGGCCGATTTCTTCCTGCCCGTGCGCGTACTCAGTCGGCTGTTTCGCGGCAAGTTTCTGAACCTGCTCAATCAGACGTATGTCGCGGGAAAACTGGAATTCCCCGGGCGGCTGGCTTCCGTCGCCGATCCCCAGGGCTTCAAGCGTCTTCTCAACCAGTCCGTGCGGACCGAATGGGTCGTGTATGCCCGGCCGCCTTTCGGCGGCCCCGAGTCGGTACTGAAATACCTGGCACGCTACACGCACCGCGTGGCGATCTCGAACAGCCGGCTGTTGAACGTCGCAGACGGCCAGGTCACGTTCCGCTATAAAGACTACGCCCAAGGCAGTCGGAAGCGGACCATGACGCTCGCCGCCACGGAGTTTCTCCGCAGGTTCCTGCAGCATGTGCTTCCAGATGGGCTGATGCGGATTCGGCATTATGGCTTTCTGGCCAATCGCTTCCGGGCAGAGAAGATCGCGCTGTGCCGCGGACTGCTGGAAGGAGCGGGGCCTCTGAGCGAAAAACGTCCTCGGGCAGCGTCTCCGGTTCCCGGGGAATCGTCTGCAATCTGTCCCTCCTGTGGTCAAGCCGCACTCCAGAGGTCGCAGGAATTGCACTCCCGCTGGGAGCGACTTCCTGCTCCATATTTTGTTCGTGCCTCGCTGCCGGCTTCCGAACTCTGGGAGGTCTGTGATACCTCATGA
- a CDS encoding serine integrase family protein — protein sequence MSYREENELKPRNGHTLIVGILGRISGCANQKELSLDDQVDHGKQIAYEMYDGEIEFRIITTKGKGERLDRPELLKIENWLNSDELDLLIVEDLGRLVRGPAAHRLCGIAVDHGTRVISPNDFIDTNNENWEDDVLNACKEHLKHNTHTSLRLKHKLMNRFEKYGGATPCPIAGYIKPDNAKSYSDWVKKEDATIFIREGLQILKRTLNGEAVAEYFNENGFSPGPYCSKDQWDGRMVLRFYRNPTLKGFPQRGDKHSIKHHETGRRISVRNPNGPRYREEPHLAFFSPDEIDPVLKALAEKNANYKRKKNQNGTDSRHRVPKKRTRAFGQHATCFYCGFHYVWGGNGMTDNLMCSNSREWHCWNSVGVNGPEAAQKLLEVVLDSVATLDEIDSQFREIVQQTHAGGPEKLLARENQLNREEEEIERERAKLKKFFKEIDDIDGDFLSEMLAELKGREKQLLLDRRALEHARSRQLDLPKSTLELKGILQHHLEDVDIHSHEFGDLIRELVPEIHVYLVRLIDGGHLLPRAKICLNLAGSIPDAAASTELQQLLSRELTLDLFEPPQRELIRPEAVRLAAAGLEQREIARRLDGNPTQTAVWKALKLHQQMLEQGLTSPYIFLDEPPDDYKKLRRHKNKKYSFQPKPGYQRPPL from the coding sequence ATGAGCTATAGAGAAGAAAATGAACTCAAACCACGGAATGGTCATACCCTGATCGTTGGCATTCTAGGGCGTATTTCCGGTTGTGCAAACCAGAAAGAACTCAGCCTGGATGATCAAGTGGATCATGGCAAACAGATTGCCTATGAAATGTACGATGGAGAGATTGAGTTCCGGATAATCACAACCAAGGGAAAAGGTGAGCGACTTGACCGTCCGGAACTTCTTAAGATCGAGAACTGGCTCAACTCAGATGAGTTGGATTTATTAATTGTCGAAGATCTTGGTCGCCTGGTACGTGGCCCAGCAGCTCATCGTCTGTGTGGCATTGCGGTCGACCATGGAACCAGAGTCATTTCTCCCAATGATTTTATTGACACTAATAATGAAAATTGGGAAGACGATGTACTTAATGCATGCAAAGAGCATCTGAAACACAATACGCATACATCTCTTCGATTGAAACATAAGTTGATGAATCGGTTTGAAAAGTACGGAGGTGCCACTCCCTGCCCTATTGCTGGATATATCAAACCTGACAATGCCAAGTCGTACTCAGATTGGGTCAAGAAGGAAGATGCAACTATATTCATACGCGAAGGTCTTCAAATCCTCAAACGGACTCTCAATGGCGAAGCCGTTGCGGAATACTTTAATGAAAATGGATTTTCACCAGGTCCCTATTGCAGTAAGGATCAATGGGACGGACGTATGGTGCTACGCTTCTACCGTAATCCGACACTTAAAGGATTTCCGCAACGTGGAGATAAGCATTCCATCAAACATCATGAAACCGGCAGAAGAATCTCAGTCCGTAATCCGAATGGTCCCCGGTATCGGGAAGAACCTCATCTGGCATTTTTCTCTCCTGATGAGATTGATCCCGTTCTCAAAGCGTTAGCTGAGAAAAATGCGAATTATAAACGTAAGAAAAATCAGAATGGCACTGATTCACGGCATCGGGTTCCCAAGAAACGGACCCGGGCCTTTGGTCAGCATGCTACCTGCTTCTATTGCGGTTTTCATTACGTGTGGGGAGGGAACGGCATGACGGACAACCTGATGTGCTCCAATTCCCGCGAGTGGCACTGCTGGAACTCTGTTGGGGTTAACGGACCTGAAGCCGCACAGAAACTTCTGGAGGTGGTTCTGGATAGCGTTGCGACTCTGGATGAAATTGATTCTCAGTTTCGAGAGATTGTGCAGCAGACGCATGCCGGTGGTCCTGAAAAACTTCTTGCCCGTGAAAATCAATTAAATCGGGAAGAGGAAGAAATTGAACGGGAACGCGCTAAGCTCAAAAAGTTTTTCAAGGAGATCGATGATATCGATGGTGATTTTCTTTCTGAGATGCTTGCCGAGTTAAAGGGTCGAGAAAAACAGTTATTACTTGACCGGAGGGCATTAGAGCATGCAAGATCTCGTCAACTCGATCTTCCGAAATCCACATTAGAGCTCAAGGGGATTTTGCAGCATCACCTCGAAGATGTCGATATCCACTCTCATGAATTCGGTGATTTGATCCGGGAATTGGTCCCGGAAATCCATGTCTACCTAGTACGGCTGATTGACGGTGGTCATCTACTGCCTCGTGCTAAGATCTGCCTTAATCTTGCAGGGAGCATTCCGGATGCAGCTGCGTCTACTGAGTTACAGCAGTTACTGTCCAGGGAACTGACTCTGGATCTCTTTGAGCCCCCTCAACGTGAATTGATCCGACCGGAGGCTGTCAGACTGGCTGCTGCTGGACTGGAACAGCGGGAAATTGCCCGTCGGCTGGATGGTAACCCCACTCAGACCGCGGTCTGGAAAGCCTTGAAGCTGCATCAGCAGATGCTGGAACAGGGACTGACAAGTCCCTACATATTTTTGGATGAACCGCCTGATGACTATAAAAAACTGCGCAGGCACAAGAACAAAAAGTATTCTTTTCAGCCGAAGCCCGGTTATCAACGGCCTCCGCTCTGA
- a CDS encoding tyrosine-type recombinase/integrase translates to MRVADTEVEAEQIAAQVNAQLASSSPTLFSFTSVSFSELRQAFLNHHETVVRSSPATIRRYRSASQHLENYFNECRPSDLAHAIRADHFVAWLRKQKVSPNGHPNTAKRALRDKGLRFVLEVCRSVYIYAAQQRFLPPYFENPFSKLNLERMRIEDAKPIFVFDADDELRFFQKADDWTFPIHFILAKTGLRSGELIHLLIEEVDLENGWLHIRNKPELCWKIKTRRERSVPLIKEAVAVLRRVIGNRTSGPVFIRHQFDPFNSLLGNLNQMALQEELRQRISRADSGSVLTLSQTMEEKLARAVWREAGVIRSERVRTSFIRTAKSAGLKQSSCPKSWRHSFATLLQDANVDPLIRQITLGHKPSEDARSGGLGMTGVYTHTRATTQKREIERALRFWPQSLAYARQWTKSNKV, encoded by the coding sequence TTGAGAGTCGCTGACACAGAGGTGGAAGCCGAGCAGATCGCGGCGCAAGTCAACGCGCAATTGGCTTCGTCCAGCCCTACTCTGTTTTCCTTCACGTCTGTCAGTTTTTCAGAGCTGCGACAGGCCTTCCTCAATCATCACGAAACCGTGGTGCGATCTTCTCCCGCCACGATCAGACGCTATCGATCGGCATCCCAGCATCTTGAAAACTATTTCAATGAATGCCGCCCATCTGATCTGGCGCATGCGATCCGGGCAGATCATTTTGTAGCCTGGCTGAGGAAGCAGAAAGTTTCCCCGAACGGCCATCCTAACACGGCCAAACGGGCCCTTCGTGATAAAGGCCTGCGCTTCGTATTGGAAGTCTGTCGATCGGTATATATCTATGCCGCCCAGCAACGATTTCTTCCCCCCTACTTCGAAAACCCTTTCTCCAAGCTCAACCTGGAGCGGATGAGAATCGAAGATGCCAAACCCATCTTTGTTTTCGATGCGGATGACGAACTGAGATTCTTCCAGAAAGCGGATGACTGGACGTTCCCCATTCACTTTATTCTTGCCAAGACAGGATTAAGGTCGGGCGAACTGATCCATCTGCTGATCGAAGAGGTCGACTTGGAAAACGGCTGGCTGCATATTCGCAACAAACCAGAGTTGTGCTGGAAAATCAAAACCAGGCGTGAACGCTCTGTCCCCTTGATCAAGGAAGCAGTCGCCGTCTTGCGCAGGGTGATTGGCAATCGAACGTCAGGCCCTGTATTTATCCGGCACCAGTTTGATCCCTTTAATTCACTTTTGGGAAACCTGAACCAGATGGCACTCCAGGAAGAACTTCGGCAACGCATCTCACGTGCTGACTCAGGGAGTGTGCTGACTCTTTCGCAAACCATGGAGGAGAAGCTCGCCCGAGCCGTCTGGCGTGAAGCCGGCGTGATTCGATCGGAGCGGGTGCGGACATCGTTTATCCGTACCGCCAAGTCTGCAGGTCTGAAACAGTCTTCCTGCCCCAAAAGCTGGCGGCACTCTTTTGCCACATTGCTTCAGGATGCCAACGTCGATCCACTCATTCGCCAGATCACACTGGGGCATAAACCGAGCGAGGACGCCCGCAGTGGCGGTCTGGGGATGACAGGCGTGTATACGCACACTCGCGCCACCACGCAGAAGCGAGAGATCGAACGTGCTCTTCGCTTCTGGCCCCAGTCTCTCGCTTATGCGAGGCAATGGACCAAATCTAACAAAGTCTGA
- a CDS encoding IS256 family transposase, producing the protein MAHQQQSNNILDAVQLLADHGFDEMSQALQILFNEAMKLERSEYLGAEPYQRSVTRRSYANGFKPKSFQSRLGKLELQVPQTRDGDFYPSALERGERSERALKLAIAEMYVQGVSTRKVAKITTELCGFDVTSTQVSRAAKLLDEELETWRNRPLGQVEYLILDARYEKVRVEGSVRDCAVLIAIGVLASGHRSVLGVSVSLSEAEVHWREFLGSLNQRGLHGVKLIVSDAHEGLKAARQNMLAGTPWQRCQFHLMQNAMQYVPKVHLRKQVSDELRNIFNARDLDDALNELKRFVSTHEKTAPKLASWAEENILEGLTVFTIPAGHRKRMRTTNMLERQNKELKRRTRVAGLFPNEESLLRLVTAVLVELSDDWETGMRYLTI; encoded by the coding sequence ATGGCCCACCAACAACAATCTAACAACATTCTCGACGCTGTCCAGCTCCTGGCCGATCATGGATTCGATGAAATGTCGCAAGCACTCCAGATCCTGTTCAACGAAGCGATGAAGCTGGAACGTTCCGAATACCTCGGTGCCGAACCGTATCAACGCAGCGTAACACGCCGTTCTTATGCCAACGGTTTCAAGCCAAAATCATTTCAAAGTCGCCTCGGAAAGCTGGAACTGCAAGTGCCCCAGACACGCGATGGCGACTTTTATCCCTCTGCACTGGAACGCGGCGAACGGAGTGAACGCGCACTGAAGCTGGCAATCGCTGAAATGTATGTTCAAGGCGTCTCTACCCGTAAGGTCGCCAAAATCACCACCGAACTCTGTGGATTTGATGTCACCAGTACACAGGTCAGTCGGGCAGCGAAACTGCTCGACGAAGAGCTGGAAACGTGGCGTAATCGACCGCTGGGGCAGGTGGAATACCTGATCCTCGACGCCCGCTATGAAAAAGTTCGCGTGGAAGGCAGCGTGCGGGACTGTGCCGTGCTGATTGCGATCGGCGTCCTGGCCAGCGGTCATCGGAGCGTACTCGGAGTGTCTGTGTCGCTCTCCGAAGCCGAAGTCCATTGGCGTGAATTCCTGGGTTCACTCAACCAGCGCGGACTGCATGGCGTGAAGCTGATCGTCAGTGATGCACACGAAGGCCTGAAAGCGGCACGACAGAACATGCTCGCTGGCACGCCCTGGCAGCGTTGCCAGTTTCATTTGATGCAAAACGCGATGCAATACGTTCCCAAGGTTCATTTGCGCAAACAGGTGAGCGATGAATTACGCAATATCTTTAATGCCAGAGACCTGGATGATGCGCTGAATGAACTGAAACGGTTCGTTTCCACTCATGAAAAAACAGCTCCGAAACTGGCGAGTTGGGCGGAAGAAAACATCCTGGAAGGACTGACCGTATTTACCATCCCTGCCGGTCATCGCAAGCGGATGCGAACCACAAACATGCTCGAACGGCAGAATAAGGAATTAAAACGGCGTACCCGCGTAGCGGGACTGTTTCCCAATGAGGAGTCGTTGCTGAGGCTGGTGACCGCGGTCCTGGTGGAACTCAGCGACGACTGGGAAACCGGCATGAGATACCTGACAATTTAA
- the tnpB gene encoding IS66 family insertion sequence element accessory protein TnpB (TnpB, as the term is used for proteins encoded by IS66 family insertion elements, is considered an accessory protein, since TnpC, encoded by a neighboring gene, is a DDE family transposase.), with translation MKILVATQPADFRRGIDGLTRLCKDTLGEDPFAGTVFCFRNRRKTAIKVLVYDGQGFWLCHKRFSEGRLHWWPDARDAATQRLATHQLSVLFSAGNPERTGAAPDWRPVGPQA, from the coding sequence ATGAAGATCCTGGTCGCCACCCAACCGGCGGATTTTCGCAGGGGCATCGATGGGCTAACACGGTTATGCAAAGACACCCTGGGTGAAGACCCCTTCGCGGGGACGGTGTTTTGCTTTCGCAATCGCAGAAAGACGGCCATCAAGGTGCTGGTGTATGATGGCCAGGGTTTCTGGCTCTGTCACAAGCGTTTTTCCGAAGGGCGCCTTCACTGGTGGCCCGATGCGCGAGATGCTGCCACGCAACGCCTGGCTACTCATCAATTGTCGGTTCTGTTCTCGGCCGGCAACCCGGAGCGAACGGGAGCTGCCCCCGATTGGCGGCCCGTGGGCCCCCAGGCTTGA
- the tnpC gene encoding IS66 family transposase: protein MNRKKPEVMEVDHKRLQDVADRARQSLALQDAELIERVFESYEYVAGLIQEKNMSIGRLQKMLFGAKTEKTRQVVGNSDQADAEPNSGKSVEHTGDAGETESDESDKKPNGKPPPRGHGRNGADAYRGAEQIEIPHRSLHVGDPCPECGKGTLYQKPPRTVVRITGQAPLGARTYALERLRCGLCGEVFTAALPQEASREKYDARAGAMIGLLKYGSGLPFNRLQGLQGNLEIPLPASTQWDVVSTFAPLLNPAFEDLMREAAQGTILYNDDTTVKILTLMGERRIPFVDNPDRTGLFTSGVISTRDGRRIALFFSSHRHAGENLAEVLKQRAAELESPIQMCDALARNMPRELGTIVANCLAHARRQFVEIHDLFPAECGHVLEALKIVYKNDAAARKEGLSSEERLELHQAHSQPAMTELKSWLHRQFDEKLVEPNSALGTAVNYLLRHWEKLTLFLHKAGAPLDNNICERALKKAICHRKNSLFYRTQNGARIGDMFMSLIHTCELNQANPFDYLTELFRHPGEVAAHPERFLPWNYRQTIAELPNAA, encoded by the coding sequence ATGAATCGGAAGAAACCGGAGGTCATGGAAGTGGATCACAAACGACTCCAGGATGTGGCGGACCGCGCCAGGCAATCGCTGGCTCTTCAAGATGCGGAGTTGATCGAGCGGGTTTTTGAATCCTATGAATATGTGGCGGGCCTGATTCAAGAAAAGAACATGTCGATCGGCCGGCTGCAGAAGATGCTGTTCGGCGCGAAGACGGAGAAGACCAGACAGGTCGTGGGAAATTCTGATCAGGCCGATGCCGAGCCGAACTCCGGCAAATCCGTGGAGCATACCGGGGACGCGGGCGAAACCGAGTCCGACGAATCCGACAAAAAGCCGAACGGCAAACCACCTCCCAGAGGCCACGGTCGAAACGGAGCCGACGCGTATCGCGGAGCCGAGCAGATCGAAATTCCTCACCGCTCGCTTCACGTCGGCGATCCTTGTCCGGAATGCGGGAAGGGAACCCTCTATCAAAAGCCGCCCCGCACTGTGGTGCGGATCACAGGCCAGGCTCCGCTGGGTGCCAGGACCTATGCACTGGAACGCCTCCGCTGCGGTCTGTGCGGCGAGGTCTTCACGGCCGCGCTTCCCCAGGAAGCCAGCCGCGAGAAATACGATGCCAGGGCCGGTGCGATGATCGGCCTTTTAAAATATGGAAGCGGGCTTCCCTTCAACCGCCTCCAGGGCCTGCAGGGGAACCTGGAAATTCCTCTGCCGGCCTCGACTCAGTGGGATGTGGTTTCCACTTTTGCCCCTCTACTCAATCCGGCTTTCGAAGACCTCATGCGAGAAGCCGCTCAGGGAACGATTCTCTACAACGACGACACAACCGTGAAGATTCTGACCCTGATGGGGGAACGCCGGATTCCCTTCGTGGACAATCCGGACCGCACCGGTCTGTTCACGTCCGGCGTGATTTCCACGCGGGATGGTCGCCGCATTGCGTTGTTTTTCAGCTCGCATCGGCACGCCGGCGAGAATCTGGCCGAGGTACTCAAGCAGCGCGCAGCCGAACTTGAGTCTCCGATCCAGATGTGCGATGCGCTCGCGCGGAACATGCCCCGGGAACTGGGGACGATCGTCGCCAACTGCCTGGCCCATGCCCGCCGGCAGTTCGTGGAGATTCACGATCTGTTTCCCGCAGAGTGCGGCCATGTGCTCGAAGCATTGAAGATCGTCTATAAAAATGATGCCGCTGCCCGGAAGGAGGGGCTGTCTTCCGAAGAACGTCTGGAGTTACATCAAGCCCACAGCCAACCGGCGATGACGGAATTGAAGAGTTGGCTGCATCGGCAGTTCGACGAAAAGCTCGTCGAGCCGAACTCGGCTCTGGGCACCGCCGTCAATTATCTGCTCAGACACTGGGAGAAGCTGACGCTCTTTCTGCACAAAGCCGGAGCCCCGCTGGACAATAACATCTGCGAGCGGGCTCTGAAAAAAGCGATCTGCCATCGCAAGAATTCGCTTTTCTATCGCACGCAAAATGGGGCCCGCATCGGCGACATGTTCATGAGCCTGATCCACACCTGCGAGCTCAATCAGGCGAACCCCTTCGATTATCTCACCGAACTCTTCCGCCATCCCGGCGAAGTCGCCGCCCATCCCGAACGGTTCCTGCCCTGGAACTACCGCCAGACAATCGCTGAACTCCCCAACGCTGCTTGA